One window of the Eucalyptus grandis isolate ANBG69807.140 chromosome 8, ASM1654582v1, whole genome shotgun sequence genome contains the following:
- the LOC104414648 gene encoding wall-associated receptor kinase-like 15 isoform X2, with the protein MELVLFLLLVSVAQVSSLTPCPKCGSMEVPYPLSTDDSCGDPRYKVYCKNGGLEFLSAGGTYYEVLSIDPSADKLVISPPMIRSNTCNSSDLSVGGLSLDEKLPFNISTHNTVILLNCSDSLQLSPLNCSSNSFCRAYENNVVEARGCRNTLCCHYLKDSAMTSHRIRIRVEGCTAYTSVVNIKPDDPVGSWNYGIELQWVRPS; encoded by the coding sequence ATGGAGCTTGTGTTATTTCTCTTGCTCGTTTCAGTGGCCCAAGTGTCATCTCTTACTCCATGCCCTAAATGTGGGAGCATGGAGGTTCCATACCCACTTAGCACAGATGACAGCTGTGGGGACCCTAGGTACAAGGTGTACTGTAAGAATGGAGGTCTAGAGTTTCTGTCGGCTGGAGGAACTTACTATGAAGTCCTCAGCATTGACCCTAGTGCTGACAAGCTTGTCATAAGTCCGCCCATGATACGGAGTAATACATGTAATTCGTCTGACCTTAGTGTAGGAGGCTTGAGTCTGGATGAGAAATTGCCATTTAACATATCCACTCACAACACTGTGATTCTGCTGAATTGCTCGGACAGCCTCCAGCTTTCGCCATTGAATTGTTCTTCAAACAGCTTTTGTAGGGCTTATGAGAACAATGTGGTGGAAGCAAGAGGGTGTAGAAACACTCTTTGCTGTCATTACTTGAAAGATTCGGCCATGACCTCGCATAGAATTAGGATTAGGGTTGAAGGGTGCACTGCTTACACTTCCGTGGTGAATATTAAGCCTGACGATCCAGTTGGTTCATGGAATTACGGTATTGAGCTGCAATGGGTCCGTCCAAGTTGA
- the LOC104414648 gene encoding single-stranded DNA-binding protein, mitochondrial isoform X1: MNSLAARFARLLRASAASPELGVRGASRWRYSTEGLGSEKDEEKKDDDVVDEDDGILGGKNELQPHGVDPRRGWGFRGVHKAIICGKVGQAPVQKILRNGYTVTIFTVGTGGMFDQRTVGEKDSPKPVQWHRIAVHNGSLGAYAVQQLAKNSAVYVEGDIETRVYNDSINGAVKSIPEICVRFDGKVRLIKAGESASKISLDDFRDLF; encoded by the exons ATGAACTCCCTCGCCGCGAGATTCGCCAGGCTCCTCAGAGCCTCCGCCGCCTCTCCAG AGCTGGGTGTGCGCGGAGCGTCGAGGTGGCGGTACTCGACCGAGGGTTTGGGTAGTGAGAAGGATGAGGAGAAGAAGGACGACGATGTGGTTGATGAGGATGACGGCATCCTAGGCGGCAAGAATGAGTTACAGCCGCATGGCGTGGATCCAAGAAGAGGTTGGGGTTTTCGTGGGGTGCATAAG GCAATTATATGTGGAAAAGTTGGGCAAGCCCCTGTCCAGAAGATTTTGAGGAATGGCTATACTGTAACTATATTTACGGTTGGAACTGGGGGCATGTTTGACCAAAGGACTGTAGGAGAGAAAGACTCACCAAAACCTGTTCAGTGGCATCGGATTGCTGTGCATAATGGATCTCTTGGAGCCTATGCAGTACAACAACTTGCTAAAAA CTCGGCAGTTTATGTTGAGGGCGACATCGAGACTAGGGTATACAATGACAGTATCAATGGCGCAGTTAAGAGTATTCCGGAGATATGTGTCCGGTTTGATG GTAAGGTCCGTCTGATAAAAGCAGGAGAAAGTGCCAGCAAAATTTCTTTAGACGATTTTA GGGACTTATTTTGA
- the LOC104414651 gene encoding wall-associated receptor kinase-like 20, whose translation MELVIFLLLVSVAQVSSLTPCPKCGSMEVPYPLSTDDSCGDPRYKVYCKNGGLEFLSAGGTYYEVLSIDPSADKLIISPPMIQNNTCYSSDLSVGGLSLDENLPFNISTHNTVILLNCSSNILLSPLNCSSNSFCRTYEDNAVEARGCRNTLCCHYLKDSAMTSHRIRIRDGGCTAYTSVVNIEPSNPVGSWNYGIELQWVRPS comes from the coding sequence ATGGAGCTTGTGATATTTCTCTTGCTCGTTTCAGTGGCCCAAGTGTCATCTCTTACTCCATGCCCTAAATGCGGCAGCATGGAGGTTCCATACCCACTTAGCACAGATGACAGCTGTGGGGACCCTAGGTACAAGGTGTACTGTAAGAACGGAGGCCTAGAGTTTCTGTCGGCTGGAGGAACTTACTATGAGGTCCTCAGCATTGACCCTAGTGCTGACAAGCTTATCATAAGTCCCCCCATGATACAGAATAATACATGTTATTCTTCTGACCTTAGTGTAGGCGGCTTGagtctggatgagaacttgcCATTTAACATATCCACTCACAACACTGTGATTCTGCTGAATTGCTCGAGCAACATCCTTCTTTCGCCATTGAATTGTTCTTCAAACAGCTTTTGTAGGACTTATGAGGACAATGCGGTGGAAGCAAGAGGGTGTAGAAACACCCTTTGCTGTCATTACTTGAAAGATTCGGCCATGACCTCTCATAGAATTAGGATTAGGGATGGAGGGTGCACTGCTTACACATCCGTGGTGAATATTGAGCCTAGCAATCCAGTCGGTTCATGGAATTATGGTATTGAGCTGCAATGGGTCCGCCCAAGTTGA
- the LOC104417297 gene encoding probable protein phosphatase 2C 5, whose translation MTGFKHFQGPLLQYLHCVTGETSGTTVTFVVIDGGQLEENAEERERVTASGGEVGRLNVFGGNEVGPLRCWPGGLCLSRSIGDTDVGEFIVPIPHVKQVKLSNAGGRLIIASDGIWDALSSDVAAESCRGLPAELAAKLVVKEALRSRGLKDDTTCLVVDIPSDIPVIPPTPKKKQSFLSAFLSGKKSQSANKATGKLLAAGAVEELFEEGSAMLAER comes from the exons ATGACTGGCTTCAAGCACTTCCAAGGGCCCTTGTTGCAG TACCTTCATTGCGTGACAGGTGAAACTTCTGGGACGACAGTAACGTTCGTGGTGATTGATGGTGGACAA CTTGAAGAGAATGCAGAAGAGAGGGAACGAGTCACTGCAAGTGGCGGTGAAGTGGGAAGACTGAATGTGTTCGGTGGAAATGAG GTTGGCCCCCTCCGTTGTTGGCCTGGTGGATTATGCCTTTCAAGGTCGATAGGTGACACAGATGTAGGTGAATTTATTGTGCCAATACCACATGTTAAGCAAGTAAAG CTTTCAAATGCTGGGGGAAGACTCATCATTGCTTCTGATGGTATCTGGGATGCTTTATCTTCTGATGTTGCTGCCGAGTCTTGTCGAGGTTTACCAGCAGAACTAGCTGCAAAGTTAGTGGTTAAG GAGGCACTTCGGTCAAGAGGCCTGAAAGATGATACAACCTGCCTGGTTGTTGATATCCCATCCGACATCCCTGTAATACCTCCAACaccaaaaaagaagcaaagtttTCTCAGTGCATTTTTGTCAGGGAAGAAGTCCCAGAGTGCGAATAAAGCTACCGGTAAGCTTTTGGCTGCCGGGGCTGTGGAGGAGTTGTTTGAAGAGGGTTCTGCAATGCTGGCGGAGAGGTGA
- the LOC104414650 gene encoding probable protein phosphatase 2C 5, protein MSQAEVSRMKPPLVPLATLIGRELRGGKVEKPLVKYGQAALAKKGEDYFLTKPDCERIAGDPSTSFSVFAIFDGHNGISAAIFAKENLLANVLSAIPQGVSRDDWLQALPRALVAGFVKTDIEFQQRGETSGTTVTFVVIDGWTITVASVGDSRCILDTQGGVVSLLTVDHRLEENVEERERVTASGGEVGRLNVFGGNEVQDCLRWPLRCWPGGLCLSRSIGDTDVGEFIVPIPHVKQVKISNAGGRLIIASDGIWDALSSDVAAKSCRGLPAELAAKLVVKEALRSRGLKDDTTCLVVDIIPSDIPVIPPTPKKKQSFLSTFLSGKKSQSVNKATSKLSAVGAVEELFEEGSAMLAERLGKDFPSNQSPGTFKCAVCQVDQPPADNLTANSGSFFSPTSKSGEGPFLCTICRKKKDAMEGKKPSRSLVAS, encoded by the exons ATGAGTCAGGCTGAAGTATCAAGGATGAAACCTCCTCTTGTCCCGCTTGCGACTCTGATTGGTCGTGAGCTTCGGGGTGGGAAAGTTGAGAAGCCTCTCGTGAAGTATGGACAGGCCGCTTTGGCGAAAAAAGGGGAGGACTACTTTTTGACAAAACCTGACTGTGAGAGGATTGCTGGGGACCCATCAACCTCATTTTCTGTATTTGCG ATATTTGATGGACATAATGGCATTTCGGCTGCCATCTTTGCAAAGGAGAACCTATTGGCTAATGTTTTAAGTGCTATCCCTCAAGGGGTTAGTCGAGATGACTGGCTTCAAGCACTTCCGCGGGCCCTTGTCGCAGGTTTTGTCAAGACTGACATAGAATTTCAGCAGAGAG GTGAAACTTCTGGGACGACAGTAACATTCGTGGTTATTGATGGGTGGACAATTACTGTTGCATCAGTGGGAGACTCTAGATGCATATTGGACACACAGGGAGGTGTTGTTTCTCTCTTGACTGTTGATCATCGTCTTGAAGAGAATGTGGAAGAGAGGGAACGAGTCACTGCAAGTGGAGGTGAAGTGGGAAGACTGAATGTGTTCGGTGGAAATGAGGTACAAGATTGCTTGC GTTGGCCCCTCCGTTGTTGGCCTGGTGGATTATGCCTTTCAAGGTCGATAGGTGACACAGATGTAGGTGAATTTATTGTGCCAATACCACACGTTAAGCAAGTAAAG ATTTCAAATGCTGGGGGAAGACTCATAATTGCTTCTGATGGTATCTGGGATGCTTTATCTTCTGATGTTGCTGCCAAGTCTTGTCGAGGTTTACCAGCAGAACTAGCTGCAAAGTTAGTGGTTAAG GAGGCACTTCGGTCAAGAGGCCTGAAAGATGATACAACCTGCCTGGTTGTTGATATTATCCCATCCGACATCCCTGTAATACCTCCAACaccaaaaaagaagcaaagtttTCTCAGTACATTTTTGTCAGGGAAGAAGTCCCAGAGTGTGAATAAAGCTACCAGTAAGCTTTCTGCTGTCGGGGCTGTGGAGGAGTTGTTTGAAGAGGGTTCCGCAATGCTGGCGGAGAG GCTAGGTAAGGATTTTCCTTCAAACCAAAGCCCCGGGACTTTTAAATGTGCAGTCTGTCAAGTGGATCAGCCTCCTGCTGACAACTTGACAGCAAATTCTGGATCCTTTTTCTCCCCCACATCAAAGTCAGGCGAAGGGCCATTCCTCTGCACAATTTGTCGGAAGAAGAAAGATGCCATGGAAGGAAAAAAGCCAAGCAGATCTTTGGTGGCCTCATAG
- the LOC104414646 gene encoding eukaryotic translation initiation factor 3 subunit A-like isoform X2 — MATFVKPEDALKRDEEAERCHKEQAERKAKLDEIGEKQRQRERELEEKEKQWKETILGPSRPVEPPPASNPTVAAAAATPAAAAAAATAPAAAADTAPAAAATPNPFRYVPRFLRERTEGSGAAPPPKPERRKYVPRFLRERTEGSGATPPPKPDRRSSRGRQDDRYSQPSDGWRNDEHRPSSAFGSGGGGSRSTQSSSRPSHDGER; from the exons ATGGCGACTTTTGTGAAACCAGAGGATGCATTGAAACGAGATGAAG AGGCCGAGAGGTGCCACAAAGAACAGGCTGAAAGAAAAGCTAAATTGGATGAGATTGGTGAGAAACAGAGGCAAAGGGAGAGGGAactggaagagaaagaaaagcaatGGAAAGAAACTATCTTGGGCCCCTCCAGGCCGGTGGAGCCTCCCCCTGCTTCTAACCCCACTGTGGCGGCAGCTGCTGCCAcccctgctgctgctgctgccgccgccactgcACCTGCTGCTGCCGCCGACACTGCACCTGCTGCTGCCGCCACTCCAAACCCTTTCAGGTATGTGCCCAGGTTCCTCAGAGAGAGGACTGAAGGCTCAGGAGCCGCACCTCCACCAAAACCCGAACGTCGGAAGTATGTGCCCAGGTTCCTCAGAGAGAGGACTGAAGGCTCAGGAGCCACACCTCCACCAAAACCCGACCGTCGGAGTAGTAGAGGTAGACAGGACGACCGCTACTCCCAGCCTAGTGACGGATGGCGCAATGATGAGCATAGGCCCTCCTCCGCCTTtggcagcggcggtggcggctcAAGGTCCACCCAGTCATCATCCAGGCCATCGCACGATGGAGAACGCTGA
- the LOC104414646 gene encoding uncharacterized protein LOC104414646 isoform X1, with protein sequence MKRPRGATKNRLKEKLNWMRLVRNRGKGRGNWKRKKSNGKKLSWAPPGRWSLPLLLTPLWRQLLPPLLLLLPPPLHLLLPPTLHLLLPPLQTLSGMCPGSSERGLKAQEPHLHQNPNVGSMCPGSSERGLKAQEPHLHQNPTVGVVEVDRTTATPSLVTDGAMMSIGPPPPLAAAVAAQGPPSHHPGHRTMENAESGNRCSIKFSRTVPSFWECSFEPPCGWLGNGFAIILGNDCQVIVSPFCYMSKCNLVLY encoded by the exons ATGAAG AGGCCGAGAGGTGCCACAAAGAACAGGCTGAAAGAAAAGCTAAATTGGATGAGATTGGTGAGAAACAGAGGCAAAGGGAGAGGGAactggaagagaaagaaaagcaatGGAAAGAAACTATCTTGGGCCCCTCCAGGCCGGTGGAGCCTCCCCCTGCTTCTAACCCCACTGTGGCGGCAGCTGCTGCCAcccctgctgctgctgctgccgccgccactgcACCTGCTGCTGCCGCCGACACTGCACCTGCTGCTGCCGCCACTCCAAACCCTTTCAGGTATGTGCCCAGGTTCCTCAGAGAGAGGACTGAAGGCTCAGGAGCCGCACCTCCACCAAAACCCGAACGTCGGAAGTATGTGCCCAGGTTCCTCAGAGAGAGGACTGAAGGCTCAGGAGCCACACCTCCACCAAAACCCGACCGTCGGAGTAGTAGAGGTAGACAGGACGACCGCTACTCCCAGCCTAGTGACGGATGGCGCAATGATGAGCATAGGCCCTCCTCCGCCTTtggcagcggcggtggcggctcAAGGTCCACCCAGTCATCATCCAGGCCATCGCACGATGGAGAACGCTGAGAGTGGTAATCGCTGTTCAATCAAGTTCTCTCGGACCGTTCCATCTTTTTGGGAGTGCAGCTTTGAACCCCCATGTGGCTGGCTAGGAAATGGTTTTGCCATAATTTTGGGGAATGATTGTCAAGTTATTGTTTCTCCTTTTTGCTATATGAGTAAATGTAATTTGGTCTTATATTGA